DNA sequence from the Gammaproteobacteria bacterium genome:
GGAACGCCTTGCGTCCCGAGATCAGACCCATGCCCCCCGCACGCTTGTTGATCACTGCCGTGAGAACCGCCTGATGCAGATCGTTCTCTCCCGACGCGCCGCCCGAGTTGATCATGCCGGCGCGACCCATGAACGCGCTGGCCACCTGATACCTCACCAGGTCCACCGGATGCTTACTGGTCAGCTTGTCATAGACCAGGGGGGAGGTCTTTCCGAAACCGATTTCCGTGTACCCACCATTGGTCGTTGCCTGCTTCTGCTTGACGATATCGGCCTCGATCGTGGCCGCGAGGTAGTTGGCCTGGCCGGTCAGGTCAGCCGCGGCATGATAATCCGTTCCCCCGTGCTTGAAGGCCGGGTTGCGAAGATAGGCCCATAGGAAGGTGACCATGCCGAGCTCGTGCGCATGCTGGAAGGCCTCGCTGGTCTCCTGGATCTGACGCCGGGATTCCTCTGAGCCGAAATACACCGTCGTACCAACGGCGACGGCCCCCATGTCGAAGGCCTGATCCACCGTCGCGAACATCGTCTGGTCGAACACCGGCGGATAGCTGAGCAGCTCGTTGTGGTTCAGTTTCACCAGGAAAGGGATCTTGTGGGCGTAGCGTCTCGCCACCGACCCGAGGACGCCCAGGGTCGATGCCACCGCATTGCAACCGCCCTCGATCGCCAGTTTGACGATGTTCTCGGGATCGAAGTAGGCGGGGTTCGGGGCGAACGAAGCGCCCGCGGAGTGTTCCACACCCTGGTCCACCGGAAGGATCGACAGAAAGCCGGTGCCTGCGAGCCGGCCGTGATCGAACATGGCCTGCAGGTTTCGCAGGGTACCGGGCTTCAGGTCCTTCAGCGCCAGGACACGGTCAACATAGTCCGGTCCCGGGAGTTGCAATTCACTACTGGGAATCCCCGTGCAGATATGCCCGAGCAGGGAATCCGCGTCTTCACCGAGTAACCCGATTATGTCAGTCATGACTGTCGCCCCTTTTGTGGAATAATTGCGATTTCCGTCCGGTGTTGAATGACGTGTCGTATTTGACCGGCGGACGCGTAAAACGCGCCGTGCGGTGAAGGATACACTGCCCGTGACACCGAGCGCCACCGTGGCTCCGTGACGGTTCGATCCGCAAGCACGACAACCGGTAGGAAACCCATTCAAGAGATGAAAACGCTCAGGCAAAAGGTCGTCCTCGTGCGTCATGGCGAGACCGAATGGGCGCGCGACGGGCGCCACACCTCGTTCACGGACCTGCCCCTGACCCCGCACGGACGCGACCAGGCGAGGCTGCTGCGCGGGACGCTGAAGGACTGGCGGTTTTCGAAGGTATTGTGCAGTCCGCTGGAACGTGCGCGAGAGACCTGCGAGATGACGGGACTGGCGGACGCGATGGTCCTGGATGCGGATCTCGCCGAGTGGAACTATGGTCGTTACGAGGGACTGAAACTCGCCGAGATCCAGGCCCTGGATCCGCACTGGGATGTGTTCGTCAGCGGTTGCCCTGGGGGGGAGTCACCTGCGGCGGTCAGCGAGCGGGTCGATCGCGTCATCCGCGGTATTCGCGCCATCGACGGGGACGTCGCCGTGTTCTCTCACGGTCAT
Encoded proteins:
- a CDS encoding histidine phosphatase family protein — translated: MKTLRQKVVLVRHGETEWARDGRHTSFTDLPLTPHGRDQARLLRGTLKDWRFSKVLCSPLERARETCEMTGLADAMVLDADLAEWNYGRYEGLKLAEIQALDPHWDVFVSGCPGGESPAAVSERVDRVIRGIRAIDGDVAVFSHGHLLRVFATRWIGLPVEDGHLFVLDTATLNILGAYHDSAAIVTWNAEIGSG
- a CDS encoding class I fructose-bisphosphate aldolase, with translation MTDIIGLLGEDADSLLGHICTGIPSSELQLPGPDYVDRVLALKDLKPGTLRNLQAMFDHGRLAGTGFLSILPVDQGVEHSAGASFAPNPAYFDPENIVKLAIEGGCNAVASTLGVLGSVARRYAHKIPFLVKLNHNELLSYPPVFDQTMFATVDQAFDMGAVAVGTTVYFGSEESRRQIQETSEAFQHAHELGMVTFLWAYLRNPAFKHGGTDYHAAADLTGQANYLAATIEADIVKQKQATTNGGYTEIGFGKTSPLVYDKLTSKHPVDLVRYQVASAFMGRAGMINSGGASGENDLHQAVLTAVINKRAGGMGLISGRKAFQKPMAEGVALLNAVQDVYLSDDITVA